ATTTCGGTTCGGAGGGACTGAAAACATCCGTGATTCTTTCGGAAAGTATAGAGACGGTCCTTACAATCTATCAAAATCAATTGAAGACCGGAGTGGAAATCCATAAAGAATACGAGGATGTTCCACCTATTCAAGGTTATGCGGACGACCTCATTCATGTCTGGACGAACCTCATCTATAACGCCGTGCAAGCGATGTCTTTTAAGGGGATTCTTGGGATCGCGATCAGAAGAAGCGGCGAAAACGAAGTGGAAGTGTCCGTCTCCGATTCAGGGCCGGGGATTCCGATGGAAGTGCAGGATCGAATCTTCGAACCTTTTTTTACTACGAAGGCGCAAGGAGAAGGCTCCGGCCTCGGTTTGGATATTGCCCGAAGAATCATCGAAACCCACGGGGGGGCCATTCGTTTTGAAACTTCTCCGTCGGGAACCAAATTCTTTGTCCGTCTTCCAATTGCGTAGATCGCAACCGAACGTGTGTTTTTGGATCGTTCGAATTTTTTTATCGAACAGTTTTTTCTTACCCTTCCTTCGCAAATAGATACCGCCCCATAAAGATCTAAAAGTTTATCCGAATTCCTCGAATGAAAAAGAATCCGGTTTATAAAATTCTAATCGATCCGTGTGAGTTCCCACAAATTGCGTCTCATTGATTTTTTGTAAAAGTTCTCATTGTTCTTTTTTATTCAAAATGCGCGAAGAGTTCCCGCATGTTTAGAGTTTCGAACCGGCTCCAAATCAGACTTTCATTCCGACCCGGGGAATAACCTTACCTATAAGTTGGCTGAAATTTTAAGAAGAATCTGTCGGAACTCCGACAACCTTTCTGTGAAACTCGCGAGCCCCGCCCTGATTGGGTGGAGGAGGAGAGGTGGCGGGAAAAATTCCGGAAACTTTCTTCTATCAGAAAATCATACTTTTCGCAAGCAAAAATCTCCGTGTAGGAACTCCTACAAAACCCTTACTTGTCGGACAATTCTCCTTGCAGTTCCTCTCAACCAATGGGTTAGCTATCCCGGGCGGGATGTTTGATTTCGATCTGTTAGAAAACGGGAAATTTGAAACTTTGAAACGATTTTGTTTCGAAAAAGAATCCCTTCTTCGAATTTCGTTTTAGATAATACATTAAAAAAAAGGAATGTAATTTCCGGAAAAAAATGAGGTCGCAGGAGGGACAAAGGACTAAAACATTCTTCTTTTATAAGAATCGGTTCCGTTTTAGCGAACTAAGGTTCTATCGTTCGGAAACATTCGATTCTTATCCCTGATGATCGCGAGAATATCGTCGATTGCAAATAGATCTCTGGTTCCACGTTTCATCTCAAAAGGAGCTTCGTAGAGAAGTCCTAAAAATTCTACCGGAGCTTGTTTTGTAAAAACGATATCGTCTTGTCTGATTTTTCTCACCACGTTGAGTTTGATTTTTTTCCAACCTTCAAAGCTGAGATGGGTAATTAGTATTTTCTTAACTTCTAAAGTAGAATCCCTTAGCAAAACGTAAAGTGAAGCGCCGGAGCCGGAGGAATAGACGTGAAACTGGAATTCCTGAACAAAACCTCGCGTCCTCCAAGGAGATTCCCAGAGGATTTCAAAGGATTGATTCTTCTCCGCCGGCACTTCTAACAGAAGACTTTTGGATGAATTCCGCTCGGGACTGAGTAAAAGAGAGGAAGTTCTTATGTCCGGAAAATATTCTTTCGCCAAACGAGTCTTTAGATTCTTCGTATTCCATTCTTTGGTTTCAAAATCCTCGACGACTACTTGTTTCCAAATTTCGGCGGGCGATTTTTCTTGAGCGTCCACCGGATTGGACAATTTGAAAAAAAGAAGCATCACTAAGAGAACGTAATTTTGAATCTCGGTCATTCTCATTGAGAGGAAGGATTTTTTTTTCATAGAATCAGTTGACACGCTCCTTCCAAAGGTTTCCACTATCCGAATATCGTCAAAAAACTAATTAACCTAATTCATAGGAGTGTAAAATGAAGGGTTCTTATCTCGCAAGACTCGCAATCGCTTTTTTAATGTCCTTTTCCGTGGCTCTCGTAGCTCAGGAAGATCTGGACGAAAATTCTACCCCTCAGGCAACTACTAAGGGGCAAACAGAGGCGTCCGCACCTGCGGCTACCACTAAAACTGCGGAAAACACTCAAAGTGATGAAGTAAAGAATGCAGATCTTTACGTGAACTCTAAAAGTTCTTTTGAAATTTCCGCAAAAGACGATTCCAGCACAGTAGATTATATCGAATACAAGATCGGCGACGCTGATTACGCGAAATATACTTCTCCGATTGCAATTCTGAAAGAAGGTGTAAACCGCCTTACTTATAGAGCTGTGGATAAAGCTGGAAACAAAGAACCTGCAAAGGCTCTTGTTGTCGTAGTGGATAACACCGCGCCAAGTATCAAAATCGCTCCGAGTGAAATTCTCTACAATCTGGAAGGATACAATTTCGGTTCTAAGAACGTAACTTATACAATCACTGCAATCGACGGTCTTTCCGGCGTGAAAGAAGTAAAGTATTCCATCAACGGTGGAGATTTGAAAACTTATGACAACCAGCCTATCAAACTTGAAAAAGCCGGCGTCAATCTGATCAAGTATTCCGCAGTGGACAATTCCGGGAATTCTACATCAGAAGCGATTCTCGTTGTAACTCTGGACGACGTAAAACCGGAAGTTGAAATTCAAGGAAATACTCCTCTTGTAATCATCGACGGAAAAACATATTCCAGAAAAGGAAACTCTTTCACTATCAAAGCGATCGACGGACAATCCGGAATCAAAAGAATTCTGATCAAAGTAGACAATGCTACTGATTTCGTTCCTTATGCAGAATCGATTGTGATCGACTCTCAAGGCGAACACACGATCGAAGCAAAAGCGGTTGATAATGTTGGAAACGAAAGCGAAACCAAAAAAGTTAGCTTTTCCGTGGATGTAAATCCTCCGACTACTCAGATTCGTAAGGTGGAAGCAAGCTCTAACAGCAACACTCAACCTGCGCCTCAGCCTCAACCAGCGGCGAAGCCGGCGACTACAACTCCTGCTCCTGCTAAAAAGTAAGAATTAAAAAATCTTACCGTTTGCAAAAAAGCCCGGATTTTTCCGGGCTTTTTTATTGTCTCCGTATTCTTCCCGGAACCGTAAAGGATATGGGAATATGGAAATTCTTAGATCTATTTCTTCCTTCTTCTTGCGAATTCTGCGGAAGACACGATTTCTTTTCTTCCAAGTTCGGAGTTTGTAAACTCTGTCATTACGATAACCGAAATCCGGAAACGGGTCGCGGAACGGAATGCGGGATTTGCAAAGAATGGAATTTAGGAATTGAATGCTCCTTTTGTTCTTCCCGAAATCTCTTTTTTGAAGAATTAAAATTCTTAAGAAGCAGAACCCCGTTTTTGGCGAAGGTCATCAACTATGTCAAGTTTCAATCCGTCTATCTGCTTTCAGTTTATCTTTGTCTTGGAATGAAGAGGGAACTCGCTTCTTGGAAAAAAATTTCGTTTTCGGGAATCATCGTTATGCCTTCCACAGAAACGAGATGGTATCTGAGAAAAAGAACACGGCCTTTTGAATCCTGTGATTTCGCTTTGAAAAGATTGCGAAACATTCTTCCTCTTCCTCGAATCGATCCTATCGCAAAGATCAGCCGTGAAAAACAGGCCGGTAAAAGTTACGCCGATCGATTTATTCACGCAAGGCTTGCGTTTCAAATCAAAGAGGAGTATAAAGGAAAGCTAAAGGGAAATTATCTTCTCTTGGACGACGTATTTACGACCGGAGCTTCGGCAAACGAACTCGCGAGAATTCTTTTGGAAAATGGAGCCGAGTCGGTTCGAGTGTTGACCTTAATTCGAACCGTGGGGAAAAGTCGGATCTAAAAAGTAGGTTACAAATGTTTAGTATGCTATAACTTGACCTCAGCTAAAGATGGAACCACGAAAAATCATTCATGTGGATATGGATGCCTTTTACGCTTCCGTAGAACAGAGGGACTTTCCCGAATACAAGGGAAAGGCCTTGGTTGTAGGAGGACCTCCGGGAAGTCGATCCGTGGTCGCCGCGGCATCCTATGAAGCGAGAAAGTTCGGCATTCGTTCCGCGATGCCTTGTTCCAGGGCTGCACAGTTGGCTCCGCAGGCGATTTTTGTCTTTCCTCGTTTCGAAGCCTACAAGGAAGTCTCGAGACAAATCAAAGAAATCTTTTTAGAATATACCGATCGAGTCGAGATGTTGTCTCTGGACGAAGGTTATCTGGATGTTACATTCAATAAAAAGAATATTCCCTACGCAGTCACCATCGCTAAAGAAATTCGAAGTGAAATCCTAAAACGAACGAATCTTACCGCTTCTGCCGGAGTCGGAAATTCGAAGTTCATCGCCAAGTTGGCTTCCGAAAAAAACAAACCCGACGGGCTGACCGTCGTTTTACCGGAAGACGTGGTTTCGTTTATCGAACCTCTGCCGGTGAGTAGCTTTCACGGGGTCGGAAAAGTAACGGCTCAGAAAATGGAAGAATTGGGAATCCGCACTGGAAAAGATCTTCGCACCAAAAGTATCGAAGAACTCGTTCAACACTTTGGAAAGATGGGGATCTATTATTATAAAATTTCGAGAGGAGAAGACGACCGGGAAGTCGAGTCGTCCAGAGAAAGAAAATCCCTCGGGGCCGAAATCACATTTGATCAAGATCGAATTGAAAAAGAAGATCTTTTCAATCAGCTCAAATACGTCGCTGGAGAAGTGGAAAGACGTTTGAAAAAACGGGATTTTTCCGGTAGGACTCTCACTCTGAAAATCAAGTTTTATGATTTTACTTTGAAAACGAGATCCAAAACTCTCCCCGAGATGATTTTTTCAGAGGAGGATCTTTTCAACACAGCCTCTTCGCTTTTGGAAGAATTTATTGAAACAAAAAACGGAAAGTTAGTTGCGAACAAAGCGATTCGACTTTTAGGAATCAGCCTTTCTCATCCGAACGCGGCCGAAGAAGAACCGAGCTTATTTCCATTTTTATAATATTCTAAATTTTGATTCCAAATCCAAGTAGCACCAGGGGTTCGCTGAATTGATACGAATGGACGGATGCGTTCAGATAAGTCTTTCTATATTGAACCGTGAGATTGAAAAAATACGATTTGAAGTCCACTTGCAAACCGGTTCCGATCAAAGCAGTTTCGTAAACCAGTTGTTTTGAATAGATTCCGCTATTGTAACTCTTTCCGATCCCGACTCCCAACTGGGCAAACCAAACGATCGAATCTGTAATCGAAACATAATATTTCACGCTCGGTAAAAGAGAAAGTGTGGAAACGGTAAACCTTGAACTGGATTGTTTGTTCCCCTTGTATCCGCTGGAATCGGTATTGAAATTCTGAGCCAACGTCGATGTGGCGGCTAACGTTTGATATTCAGGCAAAGCGTTCAAACTTGCGTTGGTCGCGATTGCTGCGAAGGTTGAAACTCCCGTTTCCGGAAATATAAAATTGTTATGTTCTAATGCGAGAGAAAAACCGAGGTTCGGATTGCGGCGGTATTCTCCTTGTAAGGCGATCGATTGTACTTTTACTGAATATTTTTTTTCCAGATACGGATCGATATAAAGGGCGGTCGTAACGAGATCCGTCAGAGTGTAGTGGCGGTTTAGATCCATGGGTTCTGAAATACGGGAACTCCATTGAGACCCGATCAGGGAAAAATAGAATTTTTTAAAATCTTTCGGATTGGAGGTTTCTCCCTTTTTTACTTCGGAAACGAGGATTTTTTCTACGAGTTGGAGATCGATCTTCTCCACGTTTCCAAATTCATCTTCCACAAGAACATGATCTTCTTTTAATGTAGATTTTACATTCTTTAAAACGGAACCGTCTTTTAAGATCACCGAATTCCCAAAGATCAACTTGGGAGCCGCGATTAGAAGTAAAAACAGGATCCAAGCAAGAATTCGAATCCACTGCGAAAGGAAAAAATCTCTCATAAAGACGTCGCTTTAAAATGAAATGGATTCCACGTCTTCGGCTTTGATGACTCTTTTTTTGCCGTCGATCTCAAGAACATACTGATTCTCATATTGAATGAGATTTCCTTTTAACTCCGATCCGTCCTTTAGTTTGATCGTCTTGTTGCCGAGTCGAACCGGCTCTTCCTTTTTGGATTCCGGCGTTTCCTCTATCACAGAAGATTTTTCTTTTTGATCAATTTTGAGAGGTTCTTGAATTTCTTTTTTGGATTCTTGAATTTGAGGATTTCCCAAAGTCTGTGAAATTTTTTCTAAATCGTTTAGATTCTCCGGAGTAAACTTCGTGGTTTTGTTTTGTTTGAGACGGGATTTAAGAATGTTTTGAATTTGTAGTAGTTCCGTTTGAATTCTTTTTTTATCCTCGTTGAATCCGTTATCGGGGGAAACAAAAATTTTAGAATCTTTTGGAAAGTCGATCGATTGTGTTTCCAGAAGTGAATCCGAGATGATATCCGTTTTGATGTCGTTTAACAATTCTTTGTTTTCTTCGCCTAAGATTTGAATCAAGTCCTTCGGATCCGAAAGTAAGAATGGGAGAATATATCGAACACCGGAACGAACGGAAACGGAGCCGTTCCAAACTTTGAGACTTCGACCGTTTTTTGAATCTTCAATCAGAACTTTTGTTCCCAGTAATTCGATTTGAGTTCCGTTCCAATAGAGTTTTGTTTTACCCGAAGAATGAATGACTTCGTTTAACAAAAAACTTCCTTTTTCAAAAAACAAAGACAAGGATTCTTTTGGATCGTTCGTTTTGGGAAGATGTAAAATTCTTACTTTCGAATTTGGAAAAATTCTAAAATGAATATTTCCTTGAGACCGGATGACTTCAACGTCGCAAAAGGAATTTTCATCCAATTGGATCCAGTCAGCGGTGAGACTTTGCGAATCACAAGCTCCCAAGGTATGGATGGAAACGGAATCCCGTTCTTCTGGAATTTGAAATCTTAGAATCAAATAAATTGAAACGATCAACGGAATGATTGCGGCTAAAAGGAGAACTCGATTGTGAAAGAGTTTTTTTGCGAACGTTTCCGGAGAGGAAACATTTTGATTTTCGAATACGGACCTGGAAAGCGCCTTCTTGTGAAGTTTGAGACCTTCCTGCATTTTGATATAGTTTTCGTATCGTTCTTTCAAGGACGAATCTTGATCGATGATACGATGCAACTCTACTTTCTGCTCATCGGTGATTTCGCCGAAAAGGGCTAAAGACATTAGGTCTTCGAATTCTTCTAATAGATCTTTTCTTTCCATCTTTATAGAGCCACTTTTCTTCTTTCTAATTCTTCTCGGAGCAGATCCAAAGCCTTTAACAATTTTCTACTGACCGTTCTGGAAGAAATGTTCAACGCCTGCGAGGTTTTCTCCAAAGTGTAATTGTTAAATTCTTTCAAAAGAATGATGCTTTTTTCAGGTTCCGGTAAGGAAGATATGATTTCTCTCAATTCTTCCTCTAAAATTTTAGTTTCCAAATCCTGAATAAAATCATCTTTCACTCGAAGCGATTCTAATGAAGCATTTTCTTCCAGGATCAATTCCTTTTTCCGGTTTTTCCGATACGTAAAATATGTATTCTTTGCGATTGCCGACGCCCAGGTATAAAAGCTTCCCTTTTCCTCTGAATACCCGGGGAAACCGCGATAGAGATTGATAAAAACTTCCTGCGCAATGTCTTCGACTTCGTTCGGATCCGTGGAAAGAAATCGAATTACCTTGTAAATCGCGTCTTTGTATTTTTCATAAAACAGAGAAAAATCGTGATCTTGACTTAACTTCATTTTAACCTTTCAATTGGAAAATACAAAAGAAAAACATACATAAGATAGACGAAAACAAAATGGATAAAATGGCGAAGTAAAAATCGTAAGTTTAATTTTTAGATTCTCTTGTATTTCTTTCATCCATTTGTCCTCAATGAAAGACTCTGATTTGTAAGATCATAGAATGGATGTTGTTTGATCGAGTCATAATTATTCTTACTCCGAACTTATTATCATTTGAAAAATTAAAATTGAAAAGATTTCCGTGTTTGATTTACTCAAAGGCAGGGAAATCTTATTCTTATCCGTAAAATTTAAACCGAAATTCTCCATCGCGAGGCCGTTCTAAGCAAACACAGAAAGGAGCACGGGGCTCCTTTCTGTGTTAGGCAGATTGTGATGAGTCGATTCTTCTACAATTAAGATGGAATCTTTATAGAAGAAACTTTCCTATCATTTATATTCGCTCAAGATCGTCGGTAAGTGAAAGATCACGTTTCTTCTGGCTGCGTTCGTTAAGTTGTCGTTCCCATCCGTTGCATTCGGTCTATCGGCCGCGTCGAGCTGAGGTGAAAAAACATTGTCTGCGGAACTCGAGTCCCAGAACAAAACGTTTTCAACGGAAAGGTTGAAAAGAAGATTCGATTTTCCGGGGTTCGAGTTATCTAGATCGACTACGAGTATATAAGGTGTCGTGGCGGGAATTCCGTTCATACTCGCGGGGCTTTTGAATTTCAGTTTTTGATTCGCCGATGTGTAGTTTACTCCTGGGTTCACAGGCGTGTTTAAGAATGCTCCGGGATAACTGAAGTAATTGAATCCTGGGATAGCGAGAAAAGATCCGGAAGAAGAATCCACAGCGGATTCTACAAAGGTACAGGAGCTCATAAGTGTTTCTCCGGCAGGAAGTAATTGATTGAGAATAAAACCCGCTGAATTGGTAAAGGACACCGGACAACCGTTACCGAAAATTTTTGTACTGACTTCCCCTCTACTCATCTGAGGAGAAGGGTTGTTCAGGAGTAAATCCACGTAACGATAGGAATTTTCGGGGACAACATTTGGTTCAAAATAATAAGAAAATCCTCTTACGATAATTCCAATTCTGTCATAGTCGGCGCTGACCTCGGAAGGAATGGGGGAGATTGGAAGATAAGCAGAACCGGTAGTGCCTTCTCCGACTTTGAGGGCGACGGACATAAAACCGGAGCAGGGACCAAGATCGGGAGCGCCGCCGGGCACGTTGTTGTTTCCCAGTTTAAATGGTCTAAAGTCGGCATTCTCTATCGTTTCGGTTCCGGGAGCAGGACCGCCTTTTGCAACCTTCTTATACGCTAAAATTTGACAAACTTCCATCGATACAGCTGCAGGTGTTAAGAAGTGATCCGAGAAAGCGTCGCCGTCTCCGTAGTTGAGGGGATTATCACCCGCTAAATCGATTAGAAATCCGGATGCATTGGGGCCGACGAGAAAACCGGAAGAGTTGGAAACCCGAGCCCCCGCCATTGCGGTTGCGGTAGTGAGTTTGAATTCCGCATTACTTCCACCCGCGGCAATTCCAAGCAACGCCAACAACAAATTGCTCGAATCATCCTTCTTCTTTGAGTTACAATCCATCAAGAATAGAAAGAGAGTAAAGAACGCCGCAACGGGAAGCATTCTAAAATTGAGTCTATATTGATTCAGTTTCATCGTGTTAAAACCTCCAATGAAATCGCAAAAGAAATATAGAGAGATTGGAGAAGAATCGAGACAGGTTTTGTTAAAAAATGGGAAAGATTAGAGAAGAATCAGATTCGATTTCGACTAAAAGTGTAATCAGATTATAACTATACACATTGCTTTCATGAATGAAACAAAGACGACGATTAGAAAAATGCTAGGTTTGTAAAAATCAAAATTCTTATTTCCATTTTTCTAATATTCTCAAGATATCATTTCCGAACTTTTCGACTTTCGCGGAACCCATTCCCTTGATGAGCGAAAGTTCTTCCGGGGTTTCGGGCATCGCCTGAGCAATTTGTGCTATGACCGGATTTTGAAGAACCATAAACTTTTTCCACTTTCTTCTTCGAGCTTCTCTGTCTCGAAAATTTTTGAGTTCTTGTACGACGTTTTTTGCCGGAAGAGTTTTGCGCTCCGGGTCGGCGCTTTCTTCTTTTTTCTTACGGGGAGTTCTTACGATTACGGTGGATGTTAGGATGAGTTTTGGATATTTATCTCCGACGATTTTTACTTTTTTTTCGGAAATCCATTCGTCCAGGATTCTTAAGATGGCCTCCTCCGGAACGGAGCGGAGAGATCCGTAAACGGGAGTTCTATCTAGTTTTTTTCTAAGAATTTCGTTTGAACGTGAACCTCTCAAAACTCCTGCGATCATTCTTTTTCCGAATTTTCCGGGAATGAGTTCGAGCAATTCTTCGATCGTATTTAATTCTTCATTTGAAAAATCGTATTTTTCTTTTTGTTCTTTTTTCTGTTTTTTATCTTCTTCTCTTTTGAGAAACTCGTCTCTTCCCGATGTCGGAAGTTCCTCTTCGGATTCTTTTTCTAAACAGATATCGCAGGTCTTACATTCCGGAATTGCTTCTCCGAAATAAGAACAAAGAATTTGTTGTCTGCACTGATTGGAAACCGCGTAATCTTTGACGTAGGAAAGAAGGGTCTCTCCTCCTTTACGATTGGATTCTTTTCCGATGATAAAACTTTGAGTGACAAGATCGGAAGGATGATAGAAGAGAATACAATCCGAATCCTTTCCGTCTCTTCCCGCTCTCCCGGCTTCTTGATAATAACTTTCCAGAGACGCAGGAGTTTGATAGTGAATCACCATTCTTACGTCGGGACTATCAAGACCCATCCCGAACGCGTTAGTCGCCACGAGTATGTTTGTCTTTCCGGTCGAATAACCATCCTGTGCTTTTTCTCTACTCGAGCCGGTTCTTCCCGCGTGATACTTTCCTACTTTGAATCCATTCTTCTTTAGAAAATCGTAAACCGATTCTACCTTTTGTCTGGTCGCGCAATAGATGATCGCTCTTCCGCTTGTCGATTTTTGGAAATTGCCTCGGATGAGAATTTTCAAAAGTTGGCTTTCGCGGAAGGTTTCGTTTTGAGGAAAAAGAATGGAGAAGTTTAGGTTTTCTCTGTAAAAACTTCCTTTGATAAGCGAAGGTTCTTTTAAACCCAGGGAATCGGAAATGTCTTTGATGACTCTTTGCGTCGCGGTGGCGGTTAACGCAATGACCGGAATCTTCTTCGGGAATTTATCCCGGAGTTCGTAGAGTTTTCTGTATTCGGGTCTGAAGTCGTGACCCCACTGAGAAACACAATGAGCTTCGTCTACGGCGATTCTTTTAAGAGGAAGTTTGGGGAGAATTTCGAGCACTTGTCTGCTCAGAGCTTTTTCGGGAGATAGATAAAGAATCTGGATTTTTCCCGTTGCGGCCCGGCTCAGAATTCTCAACTGTTCGAGATCGTCTTGAGTGGAATTACAATATTCCGCGGTGATCCCCTTTGCTTTAAGAGAATCGACTTGATCTTTCATGAGAGCGATCAGAGGAGATATGACGAGGGTAAGAGATCCTTCCTCTAAAACGGAAGGGAGCTGATAGATGAGGGACTTTCCTCCGCCGGTAGGAAGGATGACTAACGTGTCGTTCCCTTCGAGAACGGATTCGATCGCTTCCTTTTGTCCTTTTCGGAATTGCGGGAGCCCCCAGACTTCTTTGAGGGCCGATTCTAAATCTTTAAACTTTTTATTTACTTCTGAGTTCATGGAATCCGTTTACATAAATTTCTTTCTTTGGATCTGGAACCGGGTTTATCGATTTATATTTATCTCTCCAAGAATCACCGGAATCGATTTGTTTCTTCGATTCCGCGATATCCGCTTTCCTTCGAGGACGAAGCCTTGATCTGCGTTGATACAAAAGGCGCCAGATTTAGTCCAGACTTCGTATCTTTCGATATAGGAATCGACTCGGATGCAATGCTTCCAATAAAGAAGATTCCACGGGGGCGGGTTCATCCAGTATCAAAGAAGCTAAAATCTCCGCACCTAAAAAAGAACTCAAAATTCCTCTGGAACCCAAGGCTCCGAAAACAAAAAGACCGGGAATCGGTTTTAGGATCGGAAAATTTTTGGTTCGATTGCGGGGAAGTTCGATTCCTTTGTAGGCGTTTGTAAATTCTTGCGGAGAAAGGACCGGCCCGAGGATGGGAAAACGATCCGGAGTCTGGGCTCGAAAGCCGACTCTTTCGGTAAGAACCGATTCTTCGTTCCAATTCAAACTCGGATATTTTTTTTGAATGTATTGTAGGAGTTCCTTTGTGTCCTTTGTTCTCGTTTTGGGATCGAGATCGAATTCGTCAAAGGTGGAACCGAGGATATGTTCTCCCTCGATGGAAGGGGTGAGATAATGTTCCGCGCAGAGAATGCTTGGAAGTCGAGAGGAAGGTTCCGTTTCTTTTAGAACCAACAATTGTCCTCGGACTTTTTTGATCGGTAAGAATTTCTCTCCCAGGATAGGATCGAGCAATTCTCCGATTCCATGAGAATTACAGAATATAACAGAATCAGAATGTAGATCTTCTTCGGAGTCCGAAAATTTTATTTTCCAACCGGACGCGTTGGATTGAACCGCAGACGCAGTTTTTGGAATGAATTCTATCGAGGGCTGGTCGATCAATCTTTTTGCTAAAGAGTTCGGCTGGGTCCAAAATCCTTTTTGGAAAAAAACTCCGTTTCCCATTTCTTTTTCCAAATCGTTTTTGTTTTGAGAATCGTTCGATGTTTCTTTCCAAACCACGATCCCTTCCGAAAGTTGATGATTCTCCAATCCTTTCTTGAGTCTTTCGGAACTCATCTCTTCGGTGACTCCGTGAAAAAGACCGGAAGTTTTAAATTCTTTTTTGTCAGCAAAGGAAGAAAGAAAATGCAATGCGTATCGAAAGGCGCGTAACGTGAAAAGGCTCGTCGGCGTGGGAAGTTTTGTGATATGAGGATGCGAAATCGCTCCTGGAATTCCGGAGGCTTCGTTTGCGATCCCGGACGGATCGATGACGGTCACTCGGATTCCGCGTTTGGATAAGGAATAAGCCAAGGCGGAACCCGCGATTCCGGCTCCGATGATTGCGGCCGTCTTTGTTTCCGGATTGGAAAACAAACGTTGCCGCCAGGGTTTTTCCTTTGGAGTCGACTCATCCGATTTTTCTTCGGTTGGAGAATACGTTCCAACGAGCATTTCTCTTTTTCTCCCGAAGCCCGGACGTTTTTCGAGATGAAAACCGCAAGCGGTCAAAGAGTCTCGGACCATTCTCGCGACCGTGAACGTGGAAAACGTAGTTCCCATTTTACAAACTCGTCTTAGATGAATCAGAATCGATTCTTCCCACATGTCCGGATTTTTAGAAGGAGCAAAACCGTCCAAAAAGATCGCGTCGACTTTTCCTGATATTTCGACTAACGCGTCCTTGACGTCCCCCAAAAATAACGTCAGATGAATCCTTCCGTTTTGAAACCGAAAGTAATTCATTCCTGGGATGAGATCTTGATAAGAATTTAGAAATTCTTCTTTGTATTCG
This is a stretch of genomic DNA from Leptospira tipperaryensis. It encodes these proteins:
- the dinB gene encoding DNA polymerase IV, encoding MEPRKIIHVDMDAFYASVEQRDFPEYKGKALVVGGPPGSRSVVAAASYEARKFGIRSAMPCSRAAQLAPQAIFVFPRFEAYKEVSRQIKEIFLEYTDRVEMLSLDEGYLDVTFNKKNIPYAVTIAKEIRSEILKRTNLTASAGVGNSKFIAKLASEKNKPDGLTVVLPEDVVSFIEPLPVSSFHGVGKVTAQKMEELGIRTGKDLRTKSIEELVQHFGKMGIYYYKISRGEDDREVESSRERKSLGAEITFDQDRIEKEDLFNQLKYVAGEVERRLKKRDFSGRTLTLKIKFYDFTLKTRSKTLPEMIFSEEDLFNTASSLLEEFIETKNGKLVANKAIRLLGISLSHPNAAEEEPSLFPFL
- a CDS encoding RNA polymerase sigma factor translates to MKLSQDHDFSLFYEKYKDAIYKVIRFLSTDPNEVEDIAQEVFINLYRGFPGYSEEKGSFYTWASAIAKNTYFTYRKNRKKELILEENASLESLRVKDDFIQDLETKILEEELREIISSLPEPEKSIILLKEFNNYTLEKTSQALNISSRTVSRKLLKALDLLREELERRKVAL
- a CDS encoding flagellar filament outer layer protein FlaA, which gives rise to MKKKSFLSMRMTEIQNYVLLVMLLFFKLSNPVDAQEKSPAEIWKQVVVEDFETKEWNTKNLKTRLAKEYFPDIRTSSLLLSPERNSSKSLLLEVPAEKNQSFEILWESPWRTRGFVQEFQFHVYSSGSGASLYVLLRDSTLEVKKILITHLSFEGWKKIKLNVVRKIRQDDIVFTKQAPVEFLGLLYEAPFEMKRGTRDLFAIDDILAIIRDKNRMFPNDRTLVR
- a CDS encoding ComF family protein produces the protein MGIWKFLDLFLPSSCEFCGRHDFFSSKFGVCKLCHYDNRNPETGRGTECGICKEWNLGIECSFCSSRNLFFEELKFLRSRTPFLAKVINYVKFQSVYLLSVYLCLGMKRELASWKKISFSGIIVMPSTETRWYLRKRTRPFESCDFALKRLRNILPLPRIDPIAKISREKQAGKSYADRFIHARLAFQIKEEYKGKLKGNYLLLDDVFTTGASANELARILLENGAESVRVLTLIRTVGKSRI
- the ompL47 gene encoding multi-beta-barrel domain surface protein OmpL47 — its product is MKGSYLARLAIAFLMSFSVALVAQEDLDENSTPQATTKGQTEASAPAATTKTAENTQSDEVKNADLYVNSKSSFEISAKDDSSTVDYIEYKIGDADYAKYTSPIAILKEGVNRLTYRAVDKAGNKEPAKALVVVVDNTAPSIKIAPSEILYNLEGYNFGSKNVTYTITAIDGLSGVKEVKYSINGGDLKTYDNQPIKLEKAGVNLIKYSAVDNSGNSTSEAILVVTLDDVKPEVEIQGNTPLVIIDGKTYSRKGNSFTIKAIDGQSGIKRILIKVDNATDFVPYAESIVIDSQGEHTIEAKAVDNVGNESETKKVSFSVDVNPPTTQIRKVEASSNSNTQPAPQPQPAAKPATTTPAPAKK
- the srpA gene encoding sigma factor sigX-regulated lipoprotein SrpA, which translates into the protein MLPVAAFFTLFLFLMDCNSKKKDDSSNLLLALLGIAAGGSNAEFKLTTATAMAGARVSNSSGFLVGPNASGFLIDLAGDNPLNYGDGDAFSDHFLTPAAVSMEVCQILAYKKVAKGGPAPGTETIENADFRPFKLGNNNVPGGAPDLGPCSGFMSVALKVGEGTTGSAYLPISPIPSEVSADYDRIGIIVRGFSYYFEPNVVPENSYRYVDLLLNNPSPQMSRGEVSTKIFGNGCPVSFTNSAGFILNQLLPAGETLMSSCTFVESAVDSSSGSFLAIPGFNYFSYPGAFLNTPVNPGVNYTSANQKLKFKSPASMNGIPATTPYILVVDLDNSNPGKSNLLFNLSVENVLFWDSSSADNVFSPQLDAADRPNATDGNDNLTNAARRNVIFHLPTILSEYK